The sequence CGATTCTGTCATTATGCGTTTTACGGACATTGTCCTGATTTTCCCGTTTATTTTGCTGTTTATGACAATTGTGGCGATTCTAGAACGGACAACAGTGCCGATTTTTATTCTCGTTATCGCCATTACATCCTGGCCGCAAGTTTGCCGAATTTTACGAGGAACGTTTCTTTCCATTCGCGAAAAGGAATATGTTTTAAGCGCCCGAAGTATCGGCTGTTCCGATTGGCGTATCATCCGCAAGCATTTTTTACCTAATGCGGTCGGGCCGATCATCGTCAACGCGACGATTGTCATGGCGATGATGATTGTCGCCGAATCAGCATTAAGCTTTATCGGTTTCGGCGTCCCTCAGCCTACACCGACATGGGGAAATATGCTAACAGAAGCACAAAGCGTCCGCTTGCTACGCAATAATCCAGAAGCTTGGTTGCCCCCTGGATTATGCATCTTGCTTACTGTTCTTTCGATTAACTTTATTGGCGATGGTCTCCGCGACGCATTTGATTCAAAAGCATAATGGAGCAAAAAGAGCAAAACCAACGCTTTTCGCGGTGGCTTTGCTCTTTTTATTGTTTTAAGGCTCCTTCAAGCCGGGCGTATAAGTCTGTGATGTCGTGTTTGCCGGAAATGCGCAGTTTTTCGTCATCGCCTTTATAAACAAGCATCGCTGGAAATTCATCTATGTCATAATAATTGATAATATGGCGCTCGCTTGCGTCACAAATAACTAACTCTGTTACCTGTTCTCCTAAATCCTGTTGGACTGCTAATACCGCGTCATAGTAATTGGCTTCATCTGAAAGTCTGTCAGGATCGGAAAATATAAGCGTAACGCGATCCTCTTTCTCGTTAGAATGGAGCTGAGGAGACGAAAAGGAGGGAAAAATCGAACAGCCTTGCAGAAAAAAGATGAAACAGCCGATGAACAGAAGGCGTAACCCTTTATTTTGCATTTCTTCTCCTCCTTTTTGGTAAATAAGTAATCGCAGCAATAACTGAAATCCATTTTAGCACAAGGAAAACGGTCTTTTTCTAGCGTCATAAAAATGTAAAATGACTGTGAATCGATTGTAAATCTCGCAAAAAA is a genomic window of Shouchella clausii containing:
- the opp4C gene encoding oligopeptide ABC transporter permease — translated: MEPRLNETPSVSPPTPTLSEEKSVSPTVLAFRRFRKNKLALAGIVFLSFIVLVAIFADVIATHDPTASQLSKIEAKADGENWLGTDGSGRDNFSRLVYGARISLTVGFFAMLFTVLIGGTLGSIAGYYGGKIDSVIMRFTDIVLIFPFILLFMTIVAILERTTVPIFILVIAITSWPQVCRILRGTFLSIREKEYVLSARSIGCSDWRIIRKHFLPNAVGPIIVNATIVMAMMIVAESALSFIGFGVPQPTPTWGNMLTEAQSVRLLRNNPEAWLPPGLCILLTVLSINFIGDGLRDAFDSKA